A segment of the Oncorhynchus tshawytscha isolate Ot180627B linkage group LG06, Otsh_v2.0, whole genome shotgun sequence genome:
gggtgtggtgtgtgtgtgggttcttGATTGGCCCTTGGCTGGGAGCTGCTGGTGGTGGTTTTGTCTCTCTAACTAAATAATCATTCATCAACAATCATTTTCCTTTTTGTCATCAACAATCATTTTCCTTTTTATCATCATCATCTTGGTTTAGCAGCTTTCAGTCATTATGGTGGAATTCCACAGTCAGTTACAATACAAGGCCCTGCTGCCAAAGGCCTCTGTGAaacagttgaatcaggtgtgtgtgACAGAGCGCCCAGGTAGAAATATACTGCGTAGAACAGACATGATTCTAGTATTGATCAGCTTCTATACATGACATTTCTTTCTGTGATGTTTTTACCGTTGCACTCCAATTCTATTCCTCAAGGGCTTCTGTCGGCATGCACTTTCATCCCTGTCTAGTCTACTCATCACAACTGATCAAGTACTGGCATGGATTTGCCATCAATTTGTCCACACTTACCTACTCTGACCATAAATCAGACATTGATTAAAATAGCAGTGATTTAAACCAGTAGACACTGCAGCCCTAGAAGAATCAGAGTTGGGGATTCTGTGGTTGTCTCATCCACTCTAGTCTGGTGTTTCCTGGTTCTGGGGTCCCACAAGGCTGCACGtcttagtttttttttaaattcctgaTTCAAGTTAAAGGCTTGACGATGAGTTGAATCAGATGTGTTGTACTTGGGCAAAAAGAAAGAAGTACACTCTTTTGGGTCACCAAGGACAGCATTGGGAAACACTGTTCCAGACTAAAAACAGCTGTATTTACTCTGTATGTGGCGCCCCCTGCAGGTCGTATTGTTCAAGGAGGACCAGGGAATTACGGGCTGGGCGAGGCCACCCAGGGCATCACTAAGCTGGACCTGCGGGAGCAGGAGCTGCTGGACATGGAGGTGGCCCGGAAACTacaggaggaagaggtgaaggtgAGAGAACTGGTCTTATAACACAGTTATTAGGACAATATAACACCCTTATTAAAACATCATAAAACCCTTGGACAACATGGTAGCTAAAACTCTGTCCCATCGTTTAGTTAACATACATAACATTCAGTAGACCTCAGCTTTGTATTGTGCAGCTTCAGATGTCTGTGAGAAATGCTCTGTCTCAACAGTCACTTCCTATGTTATGTCATGATAGAGCCCAGGGAACAGAATGTTCTATGCTGAGGGAAAATATGACTCAATTGGTTCTTAATTATTTTTCGGTTCCAGGCAAGCAAGATGGACAAGCGTGCGGCCCAAGTGGCTCAGGATGAGGTGAGTGGACGGCCGGCTGCTTCTCTGTCTGGAACAGTCGTCACTGACCGACTCGCTTTCTCACGctctctttcattttctctcactctcttgcccTGTCTCAAGTCTCAACTTTTGACACATCAACGAAGCGAGGTACTGAGTGTAAAAGTTGTTTACCTTTGTTAAATAAATGATGTCTTTTGGTCAGTGTTCACCTGGGTAATCAAATCTCACCACATCATGGTTATATCCGTGTGTGGCGGAAGCCATATGAAGCAACACTATGTGCCTGAAAGGGACAATCTCAGATTGGAGGAACAACATACCGTCACCCCGCCTCTTGTTTTAGTAAACAGCTGGAGAAATGgagccactctcaaattcattggGAAAAAGTGTCTGTTTGTACTGTAACTGTATAGTAAACGTGGTATTGGTGTTGTCAGGAGACGGCCACGTTGTATTGGTGCGGCCAGGAGACGGCCACGTTGTATTGGTGTTGTCAGGAGACGGCCACGTTGTATTGGTGCTGTCAGGAGACGGCCACGTTGTATTGGTGCTGCCAGGAGACGGACACGTTGTATTGGTGCTGCCAGGAGACGGACACGTTGTATTGGTGCTGTCAGGAGACGGACACGTTGTATTGGTGCTGCCAGGAGACGGACACGTTGTATTGGTGCTGTCAGGAGACGGACACGTTGTATTGGTGCTGCCAGGAGACGGACACGTTGTATTGGTGCTGTCAGAAGACGGCCACGTTGTATTGGTGCTGCCAGGAGACGGCCACGTTGTATTGGTGTTGTCAGGAGACGGCCACGTTGTATTGGTGCTGCCAGGAGACGGCCACGTTGTATTGGTGCGGCCAGGAGACGGCCACGTTGTATTGGTGCGGCCAGGAGACGGACACGTTGTATTGGTGCTGCCAGGAGACGGACACGTTGTATTGGTGCTGCCAGGAGACGGCCACGTTGTATTGGTGCGGCCAGGAGACGGCCACGTTGTATTGGTGCGGCCAGGAGACGGCCACGTTGTATTGGTGCTGCCAGGAGACGGCCACGTTGTATTGGTGCGGCCAGGAGACGGCCACGTTGTATTGGTGCTGCCAGGAGACGGCCACGTTGTATTGGTGCTGCCAGGAGACGGCCACGTTGTATGTGCTGCCAGGAGACGGCCACGTTGTATTGGTGCGGCCAGGAGACGGCCACGTTGTATTGGTGCTGCCAGGAGACGGCCACGTTGTATTGGTGCGGCCAGGAGACGGCCACGTTGTATTGGTGCTGCCAGGAGACGGACACGTTGTATTGGTGCGGCCAGGAGACGGACACGTTGTATTGGTGCGGCCAGGAGACGGACACGTTGTATTGGTAGCCCGCTCCATCGGTGTTACCAGGAGACGGACACGTTGTATTGGTAGCCCGCTCCATCGGTGTTGCCAGGAAACGGCCACGTTGTATTGGTAGCCCGCTCCATCAGCAACCGGGCTTAGAATAACCATGTTGTATTGGTGTTGCCAGGAGATAGCCAGGTTGCTGATGGAGCGGGAGTAGAATAACCACGTTGTATTGGTGTTGCCAGGAGACGACCACGTTGTATTGGTGTTGCCAGGAGATAGCCAGGTTGCTGATGGAGCGGGAGTAGAATAACCACGTTGTATTGGTGTTGCCAGGAGATAGCCAGGTTGCTGATGGAGCGGGAGTAGAATAACCACGTTGTATTGGTGTTGCCAGGAGACGACCACGTTGTATTGGTGTTGCCAGGAGATAGCCAGGTTGCTGATGGAGCGGGAGTAGAATAACCACGTTGTATTGGTGTTGCCAGGAGATAGCCAGGTTGCTGATGGAGCGGGAGTAGAATAACCACGTTGTATTGGTGTTGCCAAGAGATAGCCAGGTTGCTGATGGAGCGGGAGTAGAATAACCACGTTGTATTGGTGTTGCCAAGAGATAGCCAGGTTGCTGATGGAGCGGGAGTAGAATAACCACGTTGTATTGGTGTTGCCAGGAGATAGCCCGGCTGCTGATGGAGCGGGAGAAGATGGAGTACAAGAAGtccagagagaaggagaagcagGGGATGAGGCCCGAAGAGAGGAGGAGGCCAGAGGGAGGAGACTACAAGGTAACGCTCTCTCCTTATTTTTCTGGATGAGATGACTTTATGATTTCAGAACTACATGTACAGTATTCTTATCAAGATATGTGTTTCATACTGTAATGGCAGGCCCTCCAATGAATGAATTAGTTGATATGATCTGATGGGGGGGGTTACATAGGATTACTGTAGTAAGAGCAGCAcagtttacatttgagtcattcagcagacgctctCATCCAACCTACTGTTAGTGCAGGTTTATTGGCACAGTTTAAGGGGCATTTTTTTTATCAACTTGTTGATAAGACCAGACTGAAgatgatgtctgtctgtgtgtgttccagcCAAGCTCAGAGGAGGTAGTGCATCCCAGACTACGAGAGGAGGAATACCAGAAGCCCAGGAACCACCAAAAGCCTGCCAGGTGCTGGCCTCACTCTGTCATTAGCCTGCCAGGTGCTGGCCTCACTCTGTCATTAGCCTGCCAGGTGCTGGCCTCACTCTGTCATTAGCCTGCCAGGTGCTGGCCTCACTCTGTCATTAGCCTGCCATGAATAAACAACATGAATACACCCCGTGTTGCAACAATATTATGGCCTTAAAataatattttctctctctctctgccctctcacaGGCCTTCTCAACCTCCTCCCCATAACTATGAGAATGTGGAGTCCAGCTACTCAGGGAGCCACTATTCTTCCGGGTCTCCAGCGCGACCTGAGGCGTCTTACAAAGGTAAATTCAGCTATTTTTGTCGGGTTTAACTCGGGCCTCAACCTAAAACCCAAAGAATTTAGATTTAACACTTCTCATACAGCCAATGTTCTATCCAGCATACCACATGGTTGGCATACACCAAATGTATTTCTTAGAGAGCTCCAACCATTCTAGCCAGTGGTTATATTATTAGGTATTAAAGATCAAGCTaacgtgttctctctctcctccctaaatGTTCTAGGTGTCTATTACAGACAGTGACCGAGGCTTCCTAAACCATCCATCtgagtttttatttgtttttttttttcattgctGTATTTTTAAAACTCCCATCACTTTCTATTGGCCAAGAGCCTTGGAACAATGTACCTAGTCATTGGCAGTGGGTTCGGGGAGGGTGTTGGTCAAGAGGGGCAGCTGAGAGCTGAAACTCACACCATGTCATTTGTTTTCTATTTTAATTGGCGCGACAACaaagacaaccgaaaggagacGCCTAGTGATATTCTATCTCCTTCTGGCTCTTAACTATGGATGATGGTGACATTCTATCTCCTTCTGGCTCTTAACTATGGATGATGGTGACATTCTATCTCCTTCTGGCTCTTAACTATGGATGATGGTGACATTCTATCTCCTTCTGGCTCTTAACTATGGATGATGGTGACATTCTATCTCCTTCTGGCTCTTAACTATGGATGATGGTGACATTCTATCTCCTTCTGGCTCTTAACTGTGGATGATGGTGACATTCTAACTCCTGCTGGCTCTTAACTGTGGATGATGGTGACATTCTAACTCCTGCTGGCTCTTAACTGTGGATGATGATGTGGAAGATGAAGATTTAAAAAAGAGTGAAGTGTTCCTGTTTTGCTGTATTAGTCGTTTGCTGGTGTTTCTGTCCCTCCGTGGATCATGCTCGTCATGGTGGATCAGGCCTTTGCTGGATATATAACTGTACAGTCTCTGTGTCTATGGCTGTCTATGGGATGTGCCTGTCTTTGGAGCCAAAATGGTGGCCGTGTGGTTCTGTGCACTCCCAGGTTCCAGTTCTCCTGTCCTTGTATCGTGCTGCACATCAAGGCTGAACAACAACATGACCGACCCAGTCCAAAACTCTATATCAGGAGAATGGATCTTTTTATTAACATCTTCCAGTCCAGAAGCGAATGGTGATCGTATGTGGACTTGTTGCTCTCTGCAAGCGCTCTACCTGTGTTCCCATGTCTTTCTAAGGGGCTAGTGTATATAGCTGCTGAGAATACGGACTTGGAGGTGAAGTGTTATAGGACACACTGCTATCATTGTGTTTTTACGTGCATACATACTGAATGTGTTCTGTTCTCTTTGTGAAACTCTGACACACTCTTTGTTAGTCAACTAGAGCACAAGCCACCGCAAACCCCAATGAGTTGTTTTGTGGATTAACAAAACATGCTATTTTAAATATTAGCCCTAATATATTTGATTGGATGTGCCATCAGTCTTTGATTTTGTCTTATCTGCTTACAAACTGGCATTGGCAAATGCTTTCAGCGCTAATAGAAGTGGACCAGTAGGAATTGAATGCATGTACATTTCAGATCTGTGCCAAACATAACATTGTGCTTGTTTTGTCAGAGCTGTATTCACTAGGAACGGGACAAAACGGGGAGGGAccaacctgaatttgtccaatagaaactcttgtttttgttgcaaaacattttccatTGCGGTATGTTTTGCTACAGTGTACAAAAATGAATACTTCCCAGGATGTGTTTTTCCTAACCGACAGTGTCCATTGATTGAATGGTTGACTCGTTGGTCGCCTGTTAAAGTGCAAGTCACGTCTGAATGACTGTTTCTGCATTTTACTTacttttatataattttatttaaTCTTATTTGGCATCACTCTTAAAGGGCATTTCTTGTTTCCTGTACATTCCATTCTTCATGAAATGCCttcactccctctgtctcacacacacaccactctctaaGAGGGTTATCACTTCCTGTGCGTGTAACATGAGTAAACATTCCCAGGGTTAACAAAGTGGAGGGAAGTATCAGTCATCCACTGAATCAACAGAGCAAGTGAGAACATGATGTAATTCCACTCAATGGGACCTTTAGACTCAGACAGCTGGGTGATGGGGGTCAACTTCTCCCGCCAGCTGGGTGATGGGGGTCAACTGCTCCATGGCCAGTTTCGTCTTTGTTGTTTTCCGTATTGAATGAGGGTGGTAATAGTGGCGATAGATTAAACACTTTTTGATTACCAGACTTCATACATTAATAGGATCCACGCTATATCAAAGGGATTACAGGAGACTATATagggactgttagagagagaatacatcccaaaattgcaccatattccctaatatatatatatatatatattagtgcactacttttgagcagggccaATCGTGCTTTGGTTAAAAGTagagattagggtgccatttgggacggagacATACTGTACTGCCAATGGTCATGGTACCACCATGTTCACATCATGTATTATAGCCTAATTATTGTGTATTACATATAAAGAGTAATCCCACACAGTTTCCAGTTTGATCTAATGAAATGTTATGATTCCGTCGTATTTACATTTTTCCATTGAGTGATGTTCATCATAGTCTATGAtggtatttttgttgttgatatgcTTTGTCCAAGTTGGTAGCGT
Coding sequences within it:
- the LOC112253253 gene encoding coiled-coil domain-containing protein 50 isoform X3, encoding MAEFSIDQNKLPGVKEVVRDFAVLEDHCLAHNLQEQEIESHLASNVHKSRLVQQDVALAKQLQEEEDRRAKAKAHRQHRDIERSDNEIAQEIQEELVRQAKQQRMQEEKDAAIARKLQEKERKEERKRQKQLEANFEEEYYEDNGRIVQGGPGNYGLGEATQGITKLDLREQELLDMEVARKLQEEEVKASKMDKRAAQVAQDEEIARLLMEREKMEYKKSREKEKQGMRPEERRRPEGGDYKPSSEEVVHPRLREEEYQKPRNHQKPARCWPHSVISLPGLLNLLPITMRMWSPATQGATILPGLQRDLRRLTKVSITDSDRGFLNHPSEFLFVFFFHCCIFKTPITFYWPRALEQCT
- the LOC112253253 gene encoding coiled-coil domain-containing protein 50 isoform X4, which encodes MAEFSIDQNKLPGVKEVVRDFAVLEDHCLAHNLQEQEIESHLASNVHKSRLVQQDVALAKQLQEEEDRRAKAKAHRQHRDIERSDNEIAQEIQEELVRQAKQQRMQEEKDAAIARKLQEKERKEERKRQKQLEANFEEEYYEDNGRIVQGGPGNYGLGEATQGITKLDLREQELLDMEVARKLQEEEVKASKMDKRAAQVAQDEEIARLLMEREKMEYKKSREKEKQGMRPEERRRPEGGDYKPSSEEVVHPRLREEEYQKPRNHQKPARPSQPPPHNYENVESSYSGSHYSSGSPARPEASYKGVYYRQ